The Puntigrus tetrazona isolate hp1 chromosome 3, ASM1883169v1, whole genome shotgun sequence genome contains a region encoding:
- the rab3db gene encoding RAB3D, member RAS oncogene family, b isoform X3: protein MASVSDSRLQPAQKDAADQNFDYMFKLLIIGNSSVGKTSFLFRYADDSFTSAFVSTVGIDFKVKTVFRNNKRIKLQIWDTAGQERYRTITTAYYRGAMGFLLMYDITNQDSFNAVQDWATQIKTYSWDNAQVVLVGNKCDLEDDRLVPTEDSQRLAQELGFQFFEASAKDSINVKQVFECLVDVICEKMNESMDGDGPASNHKDSSLQDTSSEAHGGCAC from the exons atggCATCAGTGAGCGACTCGCGTCTCCAGCCGGCACAGAAAGATGCGGCCGACCAAAACTTTGACTATATGTTCAAACTCCTCATCATCGGCAACAGCAGCGTGGGTAAAACCAGCTTCCTGTTTCGCTACGCCGACGACTCCTTCACTTCAGCCTTCGTCAGCACGGTGGGCATCGACTTTAAGGTCAAAACCGTTTTCCGCAACAACAAGAGGATCAAACTGCAAATTTGG GACACGGCGGGACAGGAGCGCTACAGAACCATCACTACAGCGTATTACAGAGGAGCCATGGGCTTCCTGCTAATGTACGACATCACAAACCAGGACTCATTCAACGCCGTTCAGGACTG GGCCACTCAGATAAAGACGTACTCGTGGGATAACGCTCAGGTGGTTCTGGTGGGGAACAAGTGTGACCTGGAAGACGACAGACTCGTCCCGACAGAGGACAGCCAGAGATTGGCTCAGGAGCTCG gtttcCAGTTTTTCGAGGCCAGCGCCAAAGACAGCATCAACGTGAAGCAGGTCTTTGAGTGTCTGGTGGACGTGATATGCGAAAAGATGAACGAAAGCATGGACGGAGACGGTCCGGCGTCCAACCACAAAGACTCCAGCCTGCAGGACACGTCCTCTGAGGCGCACGGCGGCTGCGCCTGCTGA
- the rab3db gene encoding RAB3D, member RAS oncogene family, b isoform X2, giving the protein MAGSEGCAPRMASVSDSRLQPAQKDAADQNFDYMFKLLIIGNSSVGKTSFLFRYADDSFTSAFVSTVGIDFKVKTVFRNNKRIKLQIWDTAGQERYRTITTAYYRGAMGFLLMYDITNQDSFNAVQDWATQIKTYSWDNAQVVLVGNKCDLEDDRLVPTEDSQRLAQELGFQFFEASAKDSINVKQVFECLVDVICEKMNESMDGDGPASNHKDSSLQDTSSEAHGGCAC; this is encoded by the exons ATGGCCGGCTCTGAAGGCTGCGCTCCGAGG atggCATCAGTGAGCGACTCGCGTCTCCAGCCGGCACAGAAAGATGCGGCCGACCAAAACTTTGACTATATGTTCAAACTCCTCATCATCGGCAACAGCAGCGTGGGTAAAACCAGCTTCCTGTTTCGCTACGCCGACGACTCCTTCACTTCAGCCTTCGTCAGCACGGTGGGCATCGACTTTAAGGTCAAAACCGTTTTCCGCAACAACAAGAGGATCAAACTGCAAATTTGG GACACGGCGGGACAGGAGCGCTACAGAACCATCACTACAGCGTATTACAGAGGAGCCATGGGCTTCCTGCTAATGTACGACATCACAAACCAGGACTCATTCAACGCCGTTCAGGACTG GGCCACTCAGATAAAGACGTACTCGTGGGATAACGCTCAGGTGGTTCTGGTGGGGAACAAGTGTGACCTGGAAGACGACAGACTCGTCCCGACAGAGGACAGCCAGAGATTGGCTCAGGAGCTCG gtttcCAGTTTTTCGAGGCCAGCGCCAAAGACAGCATCAACGTGAAGCAGGTCTTTGAGTGTCTGGTGGACGTGATATGCGAAAAGATGAACGAAAGCATGGACGGAGACGGTCCGGCGTCCAACCACAAAGACTCCAGCCTGCAGGACACGTCCTCTGAGGCGCACGGCGGCTGCGCCTGCTGA